The proteins below are encoded in one region of Aquisphaera giovannonii:
- a CDS encoding lipopolysaccharide assembly protein LapA domain-containing protein: protein MRFLQAILLLAFLGAIGLFAVQNTDPITVSFWTWKTTGPVALLAIVVYLLGMLSGWTVVSFFSRSLREVTERPAQ from the coding sequence ATGCGATTTCTTCAGGCCATCTTGCTGCTGGCCTTCCTCGGGGCAATCGGGCTCTTCGCCGTCCAGAACACCGACCCGATCACGGTCAGCTTCTGGACCTGGAAGACGACCGGCCCCGTCGCCCTGCTGGCGATCGTCGTCTACCTGCTCGGGATGTTGAGCGGCTGGACGGTCGTGTCGTTCTTCTCCAGGTCGCTTCGCGAGGTGACCGAGCGGCCGGCGCAGTGA
- the lipA gene encoding lipoyl synthase, which produces MPTLPVLDEIPGRGDEPPARPRRLPPWLKRPIPSSGGTYFTDSLVSELGLETICESARCPNRSECWTRRTATFMILGETCTRPCGFCAVKRGRPEAVAADEPDRVAEACARLGLRHVVITSVTRDDLPDGGADHFRRCILAVRERTGATVEVLTPDFDGRPECIDIVLRGKPDVFNHNIETVARLQQQVRRKSQYDVSLAVIRHVKQASPGTRTKSGLMLGLGETTEEILETLADLRAHGCDLLTMGQYLQPSPRHLPVVRYLPPEEFDRLGEIARSLGFADVASGPFVRSSYHADEMARNKAATLPPAPIMPTIGPA; this is translated from the coding sequence ATGCCTACGCTCCCAGTCCTGGATGAGATCCCCGGCCGAGGCGACGAGCCGCCGGCCCGCCCCCGTCGGCTCCCCCCGTGGTTGAAGCGGCCGATCCCCTCCTCCGGCGGCACCTACTTCACCGACAGCCTGGTCTCCGAGCTCGGCCTGGAGACCATCTGCGAGAGCGCCCGCTGCCCCAACCGGTCGGAGTGCTGGACCCGCCGCACCGCCACGTTCATGATCCTGGGCGAGACCTGCACCCGCCCCTGCGGGTTCTGCGCGGTGAAGCGAGGGCGGCCCGAGGCCGTCGCGGCCGACGAGCCGGACCGCGTCGCCGAGGCCTGCGCACGCCTCGGACTGCGGCACGTGGTCATCACCTCGGTGACACGCGATGACCTCCCCGACGGCGGCGCCGACCACTTCCGTCGCTGCATCCTGGCCGTCCGCGAGCGGACCGGCGCGACGGTCGAGGTCCTCACCCCGGACTTCGACGGGCGCCCGGAGTGCATCGACATCGTGCTGCGGGGGAAGCCGGACGTCTTCAACCACAACATCGAGACCGTCGCACGGCTCCAGCAGCAGGTCCGGAGGAAGAGCCAGTACGACGTCAGCCTCGCCGTCATCCGGCACGTCAAGCAGGCGAGCCCGGGCACCAGGACCAAGAGCGGCCTGATGCTCGGCCTGGGCGAGACGACCGAGGAGATTCTCGAGACCTTGGCCGACCTCCGCGCGCACGGCTGCGACCTCCTGACGATGGGGCAGTACCTCCAGCCCTCGCCGCGGCACCTGCCGGTCGTCCGTTATCTCCCGCCGGAGGAGTTCGACCGCCTCGGCGAGATCGCCCGATCGCTCGGCTTCGCGGACGTCGCCTCCGGCCCGTTCGTCCGATCCAGCTACCACGCCGACGAGATGGCCCGAAACAAGGCCGCCACGCTCCCCCCCGCGCCGATCATGCCGACGATCGGCCCCGCCTGA
- a CDS encoding PAS domain S-box protein — MSRAEADLVKSYGAAVLSVTTAFLLTYATWPALRPTPWAFFFASIVASAWYAGEGPGLLATALTAVLGNVFFLTPYGAPSLDAGSLVPTATFLIVSLFIVGLASAGRRADASDRAGRRHLRATMMSIGDAVIATDVAGRVTLMNGVAESLTGWEAGEAAGRRLDEVFSILDESTRGTVPNPVEKVLESGHIQGLANHTVLVARDGTERPIDDSAAPIRDDSGDLVGVVLVFRDISERKEAEADRARLAAIVESTDDAVISETLDGVVLTWNAGAERVFGHSAAEMVGRPITRIIPPDRLDEERAIPDRLRRGDRLEQFDTRRVTKDGRLVDVSLTISPIRDERGEIIGLSRVARDVTGRRTAEAERARLAETLRLALDAAELGTWEWDPPTDLVTLSDRGALIYGLPPGQSYSREWMRGLIHAEDRDRAREASARAVSDHSDYNVEYRLERPDEGMAWVFARGRGVYAPDGSLMRMLGVVQDVTPRKKAEETLRASEAHLRFLADLGEVTRSLTDPDELMKASARLLAERLGTDRCAYAEVEDEALYFITGDHTRGVPSIVGRWPVAAFGAEHHRMMRAAEPYVVHDVDADPRIGPAERTAYRATAIQAVICVPLHKEGRFTAAMAVHQKEPRRWTAAELELVTTVVGRCWEALERARMERALREREARYRAIVEASPECVKVVAPDGTLLQMNPAGLAMLEADETALGSSMYDAIAPEHREACRAFNERICRGERGTLECDFIGRCGTRRHMEFTAVPLPAPAGGFAQLAVGRDVTARRRAEARMARDAQILAAVRDSVVVTDPAGVVTYWNEGATRLFGWDAEEMLGRPYPERFPEPERSWMAEQIRSRSSGSEWSGEYLDYRKDGSRVWIEARVSSIADAEGRIVGVLGVARDINDRKRAEEELKEAARQKDEFLAMLAHELRNPLSAVGNAVALLKLTDAPDRLEFALDVIERQMRHLTRLIDDLLDVSRISRGKIELRKEVLDATSMLDGAVESVRSLVRARGHALDVSVDPGNLWVHADPTRLEQVVVNLLNNAAKYSEDGGRIRLSARGEGDEVVIRVQDSGIGIPPEKLTQIFELFAQGDRSLARSEGGLGIGLTVVKKLVELHGGTVVARSEGFGRGSEFTIRLPAAKGREGARPGPAGRTPGAGKRAKILVVDDNEDTAIAMSRLLRALGHEVWTAHSGPDAIQAAREHRPEFILLDIGLPGMDGYEVASRLRREDCGKHAVIVAVSGYGQEEDRRRSREAGFDHHMIKPVDHDALLALLSGGGIGKG, encoded by the coding sequence ATGTCGCGGGCCGAGGCGGATCTCGTCAAAAGCTATGGCGCCGCGGTCCTGTCGGTCACGACGGCGTTCCTGCTGACGTATGCGACCTGGCCCGCCCTCCGGCCGACCCCGTGGGCTTTCTTCTTCGCCTCGATCGTCGCCAGCGCGTGGTACGCCGGCGAGGGGCCCGGCCTCCTCGCCACGGCGCTGACCGCGGTGCTCGGTAACGTGTTCTTCCTGACGCCGTACGGGGCGCCCTCGCTCGACGCCGGCAGCCTCGTGCCGACCGCGACGTTCCTGATCGTGTCGCTGTTCATCGTCGGCCTGGCCTCGGCGGGGCGAAGGGCCGATGCGTCCGATCGCGCGGGGCGTCGGCACCTCCGGGCCACGATGATGAGCATCGGCGACGCCGTGATCGCGACGGATGTCGCCGGCCGGGTCACGCTCATGAACGGAGTGGCCGAGTCCCTCACCGGCTGGGAGGCCGGCGAGGCCGCGGGCAGGCGCCTCGATGAGGTGTTCTCGATACTGGACGAGTCGACCCGCGGCACGGTCCCCAACCCCGTCGAGAAGGTCCTCGAGTCGGGGCACATCCAGGGCCTGGCGAACCACACCGTGCTGGTCGCGAGGGACGGCACCGAGCGGCCGATCGACGATAGCGCGGCGCCGATCCGGGACGACTCGGGAGACCTGGTGGGGGTCGTGCTGGTCTTCCGCGACATCAGCGAGCGGAAGGAGGCCGAGGCCGATCGGGCCCGCCTGGCGGCGATCGTGGAGTCGACGGACGACGCGGTCATCAGCGAGACCCTCGACGGCGTCGTGCTGACCTGGAACGCGGGGGCGGAGCGAGTTTTCGGCCATTCCGCCGCGGAGATGGTCGGGCGGCCCATCACCCGGATCATCCCCCCGGACCGCCTCGACGAGGAGCGTGCCATCCCGGATCGCCTGCGGCGGGGCGACCGGCTCGAACAGTTCGACACCCGGCGGGTCACCAAGGATGGGCGGCTGGTGGATGTCTCGCTCACCATCTCGCCCATCCGTGACGAACGGGGGGAGATCATCGGCCTGTCGAGGGTCGCCCGCGACGTGACGGGGCGGAGGACGGCCGAAGCCGAGCGGGCCCGGCTCGCCGAGACGCTGCGGCTGGCGCTCGACGCGGCCGAGTTGGGGACGTGGGAGTGGGATCCGCCGACGGACCTCGTCACCCTCTCCGATCGGGGAGCCCTGATCTATGGGCTGCCGCCGGGGCAGTCCTACTCGCGCGAATGGATGCGCGGGCTGATTCACGCGGAGGACCGGGATCGCGCCCGCGAGGCCTCGGCCAGAGCCGTCTCCGACCATTCCGACTACAACGTCGAGTACCGGTTGGAGCGTCCGGACGAAGGCATGGCCTGGGTGTTCGCACGCGGCCGCGGGGTGTACGCCCCGGACGGATCCCTGATGCGAATGCTCGGCGTCGTCCAGGACGTCACCCCGCGCAAGAAGGCCGAGGAGACCCTCCGCGCGAGCGAAGCCCACCTCCGGTTCCTCGCCGACCTGGGCGAGGTCACGCGGTCGCTCACGGATCCCGACGAACTGATGAAGGCGTCCGCCCGCCTCCTGGCCGAGCGTCTCGGCACCGACCGGTGCGCCTACGCCGAGGTGGAAGACGAGGCGCTCTACTTCATCACCGGCGACCACACGCGAGGCGTGCCGAGCATCGTCGGCCGCTGGCCCGTCGCCGCGTTCGGAGCGGAGCATCACCGGATGATGCGGGCGGCCGAGCCATACGTCGTCCACGACGTGGACGCGGACCCCAGGATCGGGCCGGCCGAACGCACGGCGTACCGCGCCACCGCCATACAGGCCGTGATCTGCGTGCCCCTGCACAAGGAAGGACGGTTCACCGCCGCGATGGCCGTCCATCAGAAAGAGCCCCGGCGCTGGACGGCCGCGGAACTCGAGCTGGTGACCACGGTCGTCGGACGGTGCTGGGAGGCGCTGGAAAGGGCCCGGATGGAGCGGGCCCTCCGCGAGCGGGAGGCGCGGTATAGGGCCATCGTCGAGGCCAGCCCGGAATGCGTGAAGGTCGTGGCCCCCGACGGGACGCTCCTCCAGATGAACCCCGCCGGCCTGGCCATGCTCGAGGCGGACGAGACGGCGCTCGGCAGCTCCATGTACGACGCGATCGCGCCGGAGCACCGCGAGGCCTGCCGGGCGTTCAACGAGCGGATCTGCCGCGGCGAGCGCGGGACGCTCGAATGCGACTTCATCGGGCGGTGTGGCACCCGCCGTCACATGGAGTTCACCGCGGTCCCGCTGCCGGCCCCGGCAGGCGGCTTCGCCCAGCTCGCGGTCGGTCGCGACGTCACCGCTCGGAGGCGGGCCGAGGCGCGGATGGCCCGCGACGCGCAAATCCTCGCGGCCGTCCGCGACTCCGTGGTCGTCACCGACCCGGCGGGGGTGGTCACCTACTGGAACGAGGGCGCCACGAGGTTGTTCGGCTGGGACGCCGAGGAGATGCTGGGACGCCCATACCCGGAGCGATTTCCGGAGCCGGAGCGGTCGTGGATGGCCGAGCAGATCCGATCACGGTCCTCGGGGAGCGAGTGGTCCGGCGAGTACCTCGACTACCGGAAGGACGGCTCCCGCGTCTGGATCGAGGCCCGCGTCTCGAGCATCGCCGACGCCGAGGGGCGGATCGTGGGCGTCCTCGGCGTGGCCCGCGACATCAACGATCGCAAGCGTGCCGAGGAGGAGCTGAAGGAGGCGGCCCGGCAGAAGGACGAGTTCCTCGCCATGCTCGCGCACGAGCTGCGCAACCCGCTCTCCGCCGTGGGCAATGCCGTGGCCCTCCTGAAGCTGACCGACGCCCCGGATCGCCTCGAATTCGCCCTGGACGTCATCGAGCGGCAGATGCGGCACCTGACGCGCCTGATCGACGACCTCCTGGACGTGTCCCGCATCAGCCGCGGCAAGATCGAGCTCCGCAAGGAGGTCCTCGACGCGACGTCGATGCTCGACGGGGCCGTCGAGAGCGTGAGGTCGCTGGTCCGGGCTCGCGGCCACGCGCTGGACGTCTCCGTCGACCCCGGCAACCTCTGGGTGCATGCCGACCCGACCCGGCTAGAGCAGGTCGTGGTCAATCTCCTCAACAACGCCGCCAAGTACAGCGAAGACGGGGGCCGGATCCGACTCTCGGCCCGCGGCGAGGGGGACGAGGTCGTCATCCGGGTGCAGGATTCGGGGATCGGCATCCCGCCCGAGAAGCTGACCCAGATCTTCGAACTCTTCGCCCAGGGCGACAGGTCGCTCGCCCGGAGCGAGGGCGGGCTCGGCATCGGGCTCACCGTGGTGAAGAAGCTGGTTGAGCTGCACGGCGGGACCGTGGTTGCCCGGAGCGAAGGCTTCGGGAGGGGGAGCGAATTCACGATCCGCCTCCCGGCGGCGAAGGGCCGCGAGGGGGCCAGGCCGGGGCCGGCCGGCAGGACGCCGGGTGCGGGGAAGAGGGCGAAGATCCTGGTCGTCGACGACAACGAGGACACGGCGATCGCGATGTCGCGGCTCCTCAGGGCGCTCGGGCACGAAGTTTGGACGGCCCATTCGGGCCCGGACGCCATCCAGGCGGCGCGGGAGCACAGGCCCGAGTTCATCCTGCTCGACATCGGCCTGCCCGGCATGGACGGGTACGAGGTCGCGTCCCGCCTCCGCCGGGAGGACTGCGGCAAGCACGCCGTGATCGTGGCGGTGTCGGGGTACGGGCAGGAGGAGGACCGTCGTCGGTCCCGGGAGGCGGGCTTCGACCACCACATGATCAAGCCCGTCGACCACGACGCCCTCCTGGCCCTGCTGTCCGGCGGTGGCATCGGCAAGGGCTGA
- a CDS encoding DUF1559 domain-containing protein produces MPRTHRAGFTLIELLVVVSIIAILIALLLPAVQAAREAARRIQCISNLKQLGLGVHSYESQYSCLPPSFLVAGRDPAHVRWVGDWSVHARMMSFLEQGVLFNAINFNFVHNDVSNLTVTSQVVALFVCPSDVAPRSITTGLATTAANSYGWSMGDWYEWGGLGGSIPSRSAFAANSAKALSSITDGLSSTMFASEVRSGQDALSGLAVLSQLNSSDTVLGADDPPQTVLNKIDPNTTALVRSHTDWADGSAVQSGMTTAYRPNMKVIMPDGMGRGSDGSNTGTSFTARNLDLMGIPEAEGRATFAAVTSRGYHPGGVNVLMGDGSARFIKDSVTGDVWRALGTISGNEIISSGDY; encoded by the coding sequence ATGCCCCGTACCCATCGAGCCGGCTTCACCCTGATCGAGCTGCTCGTGGTCGTTTCAATCATCGCGATTCTCATCGCCTTGCTCCTGCCCGCCGTCCAGGCCGCGCGGGAGGCGGCCCGCCGCATCCAGTGCATCAGCAACCTGAAGCAACTCGGGTTGGGGGTGCACTCCTACGAGTCGCAGTACAGTTGCCTACCGCCTTCCTTCCTGGTCGCCGGGCGGGATCCGGCACACGTTCGCTGGGTAGGCGACTGGAGCGTGCACGCCCGCATGATGAGCTTCCTGGAACAGGGAGTGCTGTTCAACGCGATCAATTTCAATTTCGTCCACAACGACGTTTCCAATCTGACGGTCACGTCGCAGGTCGTCGCCCTCTTCGTCTGCCCGAGCGATGTCGCTCCGCGCTCGATCACGACCGGCCTGGCGACCACGGCGGCGAATTCCTACGGCTGGTCCATGGGAGATTGGTATGAATGGGGGGGATTGGGAGGAAGCATTCCTTCCCGCTCCGCCTTCGCGGCAAACTCGGCAAAGGCACTTTCAAGCATCACCGACGGCCTCTCCTCGACGATGTTCGCCAGCGAAGTCCGCTCGGGCCAGGACGCTCTCTCGGGCCTTGCCGTCCTGTCCCAGCTCAATTCGTCCGACACAGTCCTCGGTGCCGACGACCCTCCCCAGACGGTCCTCAACAAGATCGATCCCAACACGACGGCCCTCGTCCGGAGCCATACAGACTGGGCCGATGGCAGCGCGGTCCAGAGCGGCATGACCACGGCGTACAGGCCCAATATGAAGGTGATAATGCCGGACGGCATGGGGCGTGGTTCGGACGGCTCGAATACGGGCACTTCCTTCACCGCCCGCAATCTGGACCTGATGGGTATCCCCGAGGCCGAGGGGAGGGCGACCTTCGCCGCGGTCACGAGCCGCGGTTACCATCCCGGTGGGGTTAACGTCCTCATGGGCGACGGTAGCGCGCGGTTCATCAAGGATTCCGTCACGGGGGACGTCTGGAGGGCGCTCGGGACGATTTCCGGGAACGAGATCATCAGCTCGGGCGATTATTGA
- a CDS encoding DHH family phosphoesterase has translation MTDSESDAKARGAPDQPARVVRSERVLAVLAPFRRIAVVSHVNPDPDSLASMLGLKALIEAAQPGKPVLLTVEGMIARAENRAMVELIPVPLVPVESVTIDPDTAVIMVDSQPRTGRRGSEEALPQVVIDHHETGGDLTGVLFRDIRTHMGATSTMVTGYLIEQKVLVPPELATALLYGIESETTGYPREATSLDDGALVWLFPRANKDLLARIRNPRLPHSHFATFQHALSNAFLYRDLIVSWCGEVTQPDIIAEVADFFIRFDRVHWALAIGLFERHLKLSLRASGLGDRAGEVLREVVDGIGSAGGHDKRAGGMVRQECDDAASVDSLLKTLRHRLLERLEIDEQQGQRLLNGCPEIPAP, from the coding sequence ATGACCGATTCCGAATCAGATGCGAAGGCGAGAGGAGCCCCGGACCAGCCCGCGCGGGTGGTCCGATCGGAACGGGTCCTGGCGGTGCTCGCGCCCTTCCGCCGCATCGCGGTCGTCTCGCACGTCAACCCCGATCCGGACTCCCTGGCCAGCATGCTCGGCCTCAAGGCCCTCATCGAGGCGGCACAGCCCGGCAAGCCGGTCCTCCTGACGGTCGAGGGGATGATCGCTCGCGCCGAGAACCGCGCGATGGTCGAGCTGATCCCCGTGCCCCTCGTCCCGGTGGAGTCGGTGACGATCGACCCCGACACCGCCGTCATCATGGTGGACAGCCAGCCCAGGACGGGCCGCCGGGGTAGCGAGGAGGCCCTGCCTCAGGTCGTCATCGACCACCACGAGACCGGCGGCGACCTCACGGGCGTGCTCTTCCGGGACATCCGCACCCACATGGGCGCGACCAGCACGATGGTCACGGGCTATCTCATCGAGCAGAAGGTGCTCGTGCCGCCCGAGCTGGCCACCGCCCTGCTGTATGGGATCGAGTCCGAGACGACCGGGTATCCGCGAGAGGCGACCAGCCTCGACGACGGTGCACTCGTCTGGCTCTTCCCGCGTGCCAACAAGGACCTGCTTGCACGCATACGGAATCCGAGGCTCCCGCACAGCCATTTCGCCACCTTCCAGCACGCCCTCTCCAACGCCTTCCTGTACCGCGACCTGATCGTGAGCTGGTGCGGCGAGGTCACCCAACCCGACATCATCGCAGAGGTTGCGGATTTCTTCATACGGTTCGACCGGGTCCATTGGGCGCTCGCGATCGGCCTCTTCGAACGGCATTTGAAGCTGTCCCTCCGCGCCTCGGGCCTGGGCGATCGCGCCGGCGAGGTGCTCCGAGAGGTCGTCGACGGCATCGGGAGCGCCGGAGGCCACGACAAGAGGGCGGGCGGCATGGTGCGGCAGGAGTGCGACGACGCCGCGTCCGTCGATTCGCTGCTGAAGACCCTTCGCCATCGCCTCCTCGAACGACTCGAGATCGATGAGCAGCAGGGGCAGCGGCTCCTCAACGGTTGCCCGGAAATCCCGGCACCTTGA
- the leuD gene encoding 3-isopropylmalate dehydratase small subunit — MEPFVTHRGRVAVLDWTDVNTDLIIPARYLKRIERTGYGKLLFADKRYAPGGAPPIDDPDAHGPDAPDFPLNDPALKGATVLVAGRNFGCGSSREHAVWAIAQAGYRAVIAPGKGEGFADIFEGNAYNNGLLPIELDESEWRKIADAGLASPATEVTIDLEARVITLHRAGGTDDAIPFEVPEAQRHRLLNGLDAIAETLQHDAEIGRHERSMPAWITPATTA; from the coding sequence ATGGAACCCTTCGTCACCCACCGCGGCCGGGTCGCCGTCCTGGACTGGACCGACGTCAACACCGACCTCATCATCCCGGCCCGCTACCTCAAGCGGATTGAGCGCACCGGCTACGGGAAGCTGCTCTTCGCCGACAAGCGGTACGCGCCCGGCGGCGCCCCGCCGATCGACGACCCGGACGCCCACGGGCCCGACGCCCCGGATTTCCCCCTGAACGATCCCGCCCTCAAGGGCGCCACGGTCCTCGTCGCCGGCCGCAACTTCGGCTGCGGCTCCAGCCGCGAGCACGCGGTCTGGGCGATCGCCCAGGCTGGCTACCGCGCCGTGATCGCCCCCGGGAAGGGCGAGGGCTTCGCCGACATCTTCGAGGGCAACGCCTACAACAACGGCCTGCTGCCGATCGAGCTCGACGAATCCGAGTGGCGGAAGATCGCCGACGCCGGCCTGGCCTCGCCCGCCACCGAGGTGACCATCGACCTGGAGGCCCGCGTCATCACACTCCACCGAGCCGGCGGAACCGACGACGCCATCCCCTTCGAGGTCCCCGAGGCCCAGCGGCACCGCCTCCTCAACGGTCTCGACGCCATTGCGGAGACGCTCCAGCACGACGCCGAGATCGGTCGCCACGAGCGGTCCATGCCGGCCTGGATCACCCCGGCGACAACGGCCTGA
- a CDS encoding YegP family protein, giving the protein MPMRRLNVILLPTLLLTCSMRQAPASAGQEAKATTSPLKFETYTDVKEEFRWRLRSNNGQVIAVSGQGYKDKRDRANAIERIKKDARTLKFEQYDDAKGEIRWRLKSSNGQVIATSGQGYKDKRDCENAIEFIRTGAHGAKVEESRSAEKPEAPAVGRG; this is encoded by the coding sequence ATGCCCATGCGACGTCTCAACGTGATCCTGCTCCCGACCCTCCTCCTGACCTGCTCGATGCGCCAGGCACCCGCCTCGGCGGGGCAGGAGGCGAAGGCGACGACTTCGCCGCTCAAGTTCGAGACGTACACCGACGTCAAGGAAGAATTCCGCTGGCGGCTGCGGTCGAACAACGGCCAGGTCATTGCCGTTTCGGGGCAGGGCTACAAGGACAAGCGGGACCGCGCCAACGCCATCGAACGGATCAAGAAGGATGCGCGGACGCTGAAATTCGAGCAGTACGACGACGCGAAGGGCGAGATCCGCTGGCGGCTGAAGTCGAGCAACGGCCAGGTCATCGCCACATCCGGGCAGGGCTACAAGGACAAGCGGGACTGCGAGAACGCCATCGAGTTCATCCGGACGGGGGCACATGGAGCGAAGGTGGAGGAGTCCAGGTCCGCGGAGAAGCCGGAGGCGCCGGCGGTGGGCCGTGGCTGA
- the lipB gene encoding lipoyl(octanoyl) transferase LipB yields the protein MQPSSALPMQVHLLGLADFIEVQALQRRMVYELGERGGASLLLCEHPPTISVGRSGSRAHIVPDDETLRALGVRVHWVNRGGDCVLHLPGQLVAYLAYPLNLGGLSLVGYVNRLEEVILAALREFDLEGCVRPGYPGVFLGRARVATVGVAVNRWIAYHGFTINVGPTLAPFGILDEPGPGSLPLRQTSMESRRQRPTPMPKVREAVIRHLGRILELDEYHVHAGHPLIRRKVPSHAYAPSPG from the coding sequence ATGCAACCGTCCTCCGCCTTGCCGATGCAGGTTCACCTGCTAGGACTCGCCGACTTCATCGAGGTTCAGGCCCTTCAGCGGCGCATGGTCTACGAGCTGGGCGAGCGGGGCGGCGCCTCGCTGCTGCTCTGCGAGCACCCCCCGACGATCAGCGTCGGCAGGTCCGGCAGCCGTGCCCACATCGTGCCCGACGACGAGACGCTGCGGGCGCTCGGTGTCCGCGTCCACTGGGTCAATCGCGGGGGCGACTGCGTCCTCCACCTCCCGGGACAGCTCGTCGCCTACCTGGCCTATCCGCTGAACCTCGGCGGCCTCTCGCTTGTCGGCTACGTGAACCGGTTGGAGGAGGTGATCCTCGCCGCGCTCCGCGAGTTCGACCTCGAGGGCTGCGTGCGGCCCGGATACCCGGGAGTGTTCCTCGGACGCGCCCGGGTCGCGACGGTTGGCGTGGCCGTCAACCGCTGGATCGCCTATCATGGATTTACGATCAACGTGGGGCCAACGCTCGCCCCGTTTGGCATCCTCGACGAGCCCGGGCCGGGCTCCCTGCCGCTGCGCCAGACCTCCATGGAATCGCGACGGCAGCGCCCCACGCCGATGCCCAAGGTGCGGGAGGCGGTGATCCGCCACCTCGGGCGCATCCTCGAGCTGGATGAGTATCACGTTCATGCCGGCCATCCCCTGATCCGCCGCAAGGTCCCGTCCCATGCCTACGCTCCCAGTCCTGGATGA
- the leuC gene encoding 3-isopropylmalate dehydratase large subunit, whose product MPETLFQKVWNRHVVASTDEATLLYIDRHLVHEVTSPQAFDGLRLARRKVRRPELTFATVDHNVPTENQLDIRDPLSRRQVQTLRANCEEFGVALYDIKSGRQGIVHVIGPELGITLPGTTIVCGDSHTSTHGAFGALAFGIGTSEVEHVLATQTLWQGRRPPSLGIEVTGALPAGLEPKDIILAVIREIGTGGGTGHVIEYYGPAISALSMEGRLTICNMSIEAGARAGLIAPDDTTIEYIAGTDRPFAPRGKALDAAIADWKTLRTDDPSCFDSRVRINASELVPQVTWGTNPAMTVDVTGQIPDLAGLPTTARDDAKRALEYMGLKPGTPVDQIPVDVVFIGSCTNGRIEDLRSAARVFRGRHVAPGVRALVVPGSEQVRRQAETEGLDRIFSEAGAEWREAGCSMCLAMNPDRLQPGQRAASTSNRNFEGRQGPGGRTHLVSPSMAAAAAVTGRFTDVRTLLGH is encoded by the coding sequence ATGCCAGAGACGCTCTTCCAGAAGGTATGGAACCGGCACGTGGTGGCCTCGACCGACGAGGCCACCCTGCTCTACATCGATCGCCATCTGGTCCACGAGGTCACCAGCCCCCAGGCCTTCGACGGCCTCCGCCTGGCCCGCCGGAAGGTCCGCCGGCCCGAGCTCACCTTCGCCACCGTCGACCACAACGTCCCGACCGAGAACCAGCTCGACATCCGCGATCCCCTCTCGCGACGCCAGGTGCAGACCCTCCGCGCCAACTGCGAGGAGTTCGGGGTCGCCCTCTACGACATCAAGAGCGGCCGGCAGGGGATCGTGCACGTCATCGGCCCCGAGCTGGGCATCACCCTGCCGGGGACGACGATCGTCTGCGGCGACAGCCACACGAGCACCCACGGCGCCTTCGGGGCACTCGCCTTCGGCATCGGCACCAGCGAGGTCGAGCATGTCCTCGCCACCCAGACCCTCTGGCAGGGCAGGCGGCCGCCGTCGCTCGGGATCGAGGTGACCGGGGCGCTCCCCGCCGGGCTCGAGCCCAAGGACATCATCCTCGCCGTGATCCGGGAGATCGGGACCGGCGGCGGCACCGGGCACGTGATCGAATACTACGGCCCGGCCATCTCTGCACTCTCCATGGAAGGCCGGCTCACCATCTGCAACATGTCCATCGAGGCCGGCGCCCGCGCGGGGCTGATCGCCCCGGACGACACGACGATCGAGTACATCGCCGGCACCGACCGGCCGTTCGCCCCCAGGGGTAAGGCCCTGGACGCCGCGATCGCGGATTGGAAGACGCTGCGGACCGACGACCCCTCGTGCTTCGACAGCCGCGTCCGGATCAACGCGTCCGAGCTCGTCCCGCAGGTCACCTGGGGAACCAACCCCGCCATGACGGTGGACGTGACCGGCCAGATCCCCGACCTCGCCGGGTTGCCGACGACCGCCCGCGACGACGCGAAGAGGGCCCTCGAGTACATGGGCCTGAAGCCGGGCACCCCCGTCGATCAGATCCCCGTGGACGTCGTGTTCATCGGCTCCTGCACGAACGGCCGGATCGAGGATCTCCGCTCCGCCGCCCGGGTCTTCCGCGGCCGCCACGTCGCGCCGGGCGTCCGGGCGCTCGTCGTGCCGGGGAGCGAGCAGGTCCGCCGCCAGGCCGAGACCGAGGGCCTGGACCGCATCTTCTCCGAGGCCGGCGCCGAGTGGCGAGAGGCGGGATGCAGCATGTGCCTGGCCATGAACCCGGACCGCCTCCAGCCCGGGCAGCGTGCCGCCAGCACGAGCAACCGCAACTTCGAGGGCCGGCAGGGCCCCGGCGGCCGGACGCATCTCGTCAGCCCGTCCATGGCCGCCGCGGCGGCCGTCACGGGTCGCTTCACCGACGTCCGCACCCTGCTCGGCCATTGA